The proteins below are encoded in one region of Oncorhynchus clarkii lewisi isolate Uvic-CL-2024 chromosome 33, UVic_Ocla_1.0, whole genome shotgun sequence:
- the LOC139392670 gene encoding 26S proteasome regulatory subunit 7 yields MPDYLGGDQRKIKDAKEEEDKPIRSLDEGDIALLKTYGQSTYSRQIKQVEDDIQNLLKKINELTGIKESDTGLAPPALWDLAADKQTLQSEQPLQVARCTKIINADSEDPKYIINVKQFAKFVVDLSDQVAPTDIEEGMRVGVDRNKYQIHIPLPPKIDPTVTMMQVEEKPDVTYSDVGGCKEQIEKLREVVETPLLHPERFVNLGIEPPKGVLLFGPPGTGKTLCARAVANRTDACFIRVIGSELVQKYVGEGARMVRELFEMARTKKACLIFFDEIDAIGGARFDDGAGGDNEVQRTMLELINQLDGFDPRGNIKVLMATNRPDTLDPALMRPGRLDRKIEFSLPDLEGRTHIFKIHARSMSVERDIRFELLARLCPNSTGAEIRSVCTEAGMFAIRARRKIATEKDFLEAVNKVIKSYAKFSATPRYMTYN; encoded by the exons ATGCCAGATTATTTGGGAGGCGATCAAAGGAAAATCAAAGATGCCAAAGAAGAGGAGGATAAACCTATCAGAT CTTTGGATGAAGGAGACATTGCCTTATTGAAAACTTAT GGCCAGAGCACTTACTCCAGACAGATTAAGCAAGTGGAAGATGACATCCAAAACCTGCTCAAGAAGATCAATGAACTAACCG GCATTAAGGAATCGGACACTGGCCTGGCTCCCCCTGCACTTTGGGATCTGGCTGCAGACAAACAGACTCTGCAGAGCGAGCAGCCACTGCAGGTGGCAAG ATGCACAAAGATCATCAATGCTGACTCTGAAGATCCAAAGTACATCATCAATGTGAAGCAGTTTGCCAAGTTTGTGGTGGACCTGAGTGACCAGGTGGCCCCCACTGACATAGAGGAGGGTATGAGAGTCGG tGTGGACAGAAACAAGTACCAGATCCACATTCCTCTGCCTCCCAAGATTGACCCCACAGTCACTATGATGCAG GTGGAGGAGAAGCCTGATGTGACCTACAGTGACGTGGGTGGATGTAAAGAGCAGATTGAGAAGCTCAGGGAGGTTGTGGAGACCCCACTGCTCCAT CCCGAGAGGTTTGTCAACCTGGGTATTGAGCCCCCGAAGGGGGTTCTGCTGTTCGGCCCACCTGGTACAGGTAAAACCCTGTGTGCCAGAGCCGTGGCCAACCGCACCGATGCCTGCTTCATCAGGGTCATCGGCTCAGAGCTGGTCCAGAAATACGTGGGAGAG GGTGCCAGAATGGTGCGGGAGCTTTTCGAGATGGCCAGAACCAAGAAGGCATGTCTCATCTTCTTCGATGAAATTGACGCTATTGGAG GGGCCCGTTTTGATGACGGTGCCGGTGGGGACAATGAGGTCCAGAGGACCATGCTGGAGCTCATCAACCAGCTGGACGGCTTCGACCCCAGGGGGAACATCAAGGTCCTGATGGCCACCAACCGGCCCGACACCCTGGACCCGGCCCTCATGAGGCCCGGGCGACTGGACAGGAAGATTGAGTTCAGCCTGCCAGACCTGGAG GGTCGTACTCACATCTTCAAGATCCATGCCCGCTCCATGAGCGTGGAGAGAGACATCCGCTTCGAGCTGCTGGCTCGTCTCTGTCCCAACAGCACAG GTGCCGAGATTCGCAGCGTGTGCACGGAGGCGGGTATGTTCGCCATCCGCGCCCGCCGGAAGATCGCCACTGAGAAGGACTTCCTGGAGGCGGTCAACAAGGTCATCAAGTCCTACGCCAAGTTCAGCGCCACCCCAAGATACATGACCTACAACTAA
- the LOC139392668 gene encoding dnaJ homolog subfamily C member 2 — protein MLIEALEEDVTVVYCNAIAASVQIEVEPVGRWFEAFLKRRNRNVSASFQELEEEEELSEESEDEELQLEDFPLLRTLDPKDWKNQDHYAVLGLAHMRYKATQKQIKAAHKAMVLKHHPDKRKAAGELIVEGDGDYFTCITKAIEMLSDPVKRRAFDSVDPTFDNAVPSKGEGKDNFFEAYAPVFERNARWSSKKHVPRLGTMDSSFEDVDNFYSVWYNFDSWREFSYLDEEEKDKAECRDERRWIEKQNRAARATRKKEEMNRLRTLVDTAYSLDPRIKKFKDDEKARKENEKKAKADAKRKEQEEKERARQAELDAARLAKEKEEEEAKLVAQQAKKEKEIQKKAIKKERQKLRTTCKNWNYFGDNESDSVKMMEDVEKLCDRLELVSLQSLNEGLALGSKEEGKVAVEKQVQEVNAQLQKEKDAEVQARQAVRTTVQASGGGGGGGKGWNEEELPLLIKAVNLFPAGTNARWEVIANYMNLHSTSGIKRTAKDVINKAKNLQKLEPGQKDEINKKAFEKFNKEHAAVPQTVDNAVPSERFDGAEANTASWTTEEQKLLEQALKTYPVSTPERWEKIAAAVPGRTKKDCMKRYKELVEMVKAKKAAQEQVGSKSRK, from the exons ATGCTAATAGAAGCATTAGAAGAGGATGTTACAGTAGTCTACTGTAATGCCATTGCTG cctcAGTGCAGATCGAGGTGGAACCTGTTGGTCGGTGGTTCGAGGCCTTTCtgaagaggaggaacaggaatGTATCGGCCTCCTTCCAGGAgcttgaggaagaggaggagctgtCTGAGGAATCTGAGGATGAAGAGCTGCAGCTGGAGGATTTCCCCCTGCTGAGAACACTGGACCCCAAAGACTGGAAG AATCAAGATCACTATGCTGTCCTTGGACTGGCTCATATGAGGTACAAGGCGACACAGAAACAAATCAAAGCTGCCC aCAAGGCAATGGTGCTGAAGCATCACCCTGACAAAAGGAAAGCTGCGGGAGAGCTGATTGTAGAAGGAGACGGTGACTACTTCACCTGTATAACTAAAG CTATAGAGATGCTGTCAGATCCTGTGAAGCGAAGAGCATTTGACAGTGTAGATCCTACCTTTGACAACGCTGTGCCTTCAAAGGGCGAAGGCAAAGATAACTTCTTTGAGGCGTATGCTCCCGTTTTTGAGAGAAATGCCCGGTGGTCTTCTAAAAAACATGTTCCCAGACTTGGCACTATGGATTCCTCTTTTGAGGATGTGGATAATTTTTATTCTGTTTG GTACAACTTTGACTCATGGAGAGAGTTTTCTTATTTGGATGAAGAGGAAAAGGACAAGGCAGAATG TCGTGATGAGAGGAGATGGATTGAAAAGCAGAATCGTGCAGCCAGAGCCACCAGGAAGAAGGAAGAGATGAATAGACTACGGACGCTTGTTG ACACGGCCTACAGCCTTGATCCCAGGATAAAGAAATTCAAAGATGATGAGAAGGCCAGAAAGGAGAATGAGAAGAAGGCCAAAGCAGACGCCAAGAGGAAAGAGCAGGAAGAGAAGGAGCGG GCTCGGCAGGCAGAGCTGGATGCTGCACGGCTGGCcaaagagaaggaggaagaggaggccaaACTGGTTGCCCAGCAGGccaagaaggagaaggagatccAAAAGAAGGCCATCAAGAAAGAGAGGCAGAAACTGAGGACAACTTGCAAG AACTGGAATTACTTTGGTGACAATGAATCTGATAGTGTGAAAATGATGGAAGATGTGGAGAAACTTTGTGACCGTTTGGAGCTTGTGAG TCTGCAATCCCTGAATGAAGGATTGGCATTGGGTTCAAAGGAGGAGGGCAAGGTAGCGGTGGAGAAGCAG GTTCAGGAGGTGAATGCCCAGCTGCAAAAGGAGAAGGATGCGGAGGTGCAGGCCAGGCAAGCTGTCCGCACTACCGTACAAGCCAGCGGAGGAGGCGGGGGCGGAGGAAAGGgctggaatgaggaagagctcccGCTGCTCATCAAAGCAGTCAACTTGTTCCCTGCTGGAACCAATGCCAG ATGGGAAGTCATTGCCAACTACATGAACTTGCACTCCACCAGTGGCATCAAAAGGACGGCCAAAGATGTTATCAACAAAGCCAAGAACTTACAAAAGCTTG AACCCGGGCAGAAAGATGAGATTAACAAGAAGGCCTTTGAGAAGTTTAACAAAGAGCATGCAGCCGTGCCCCAGACAGTGGACAACGCAGTGCCCTCTGAGAGATTTGACG GTGCTGAAGCCAACACTGCATCCTGGACCACTGAGGAGCAGAAGCTTCTAGAGCAGGCCTTGAAGACCTACCCAGTCAGCACCCCAGAGAGGTGGGAGAAGATTGCTGCAGCTGTGCCCGGACGTACCAAGAAGGACTGTATGAAGAGATATAAG GAACTGGTGGAGATGGTCAAAGCCAAGAAGGCCGCCCAGGAACAAGTTGGCAGTAAAAGCAGAAAATGA
- the LOC139392669 gene encoding mitochondrial-processing peptidase subunit beta yields MLVGVLHAHYGSSLNNRTCAIAMSQIINMATSLHRLTSAGRYLVKRNLLKTNVLTRSIVGSHRLLATQAANQVMLNVPETKVTTLENGLRVASEDSGLSTCTVGLWIDAGSRYENERNNGTAHFLEHMAFKGTRKRSQLDLELEIENMGAHLNAYTSREQTVYYAKAFTKDLPRAVEILADIIQNSTLGGAEIERERGVILREMQEVETNLQEVVFDYLHATAYQATALGRTILGPTENIKTINRGDLVEYITTHYKGPRIVLAAAGGVSHNELIDLAKYHFGNLPARYKGEAPTFPQCDFTGSEIRVRDDKMPLAHIAIAVEAVGWSHPDTIPLMVANTLIGNWDRSFGGGVNLSSKLAQMACQGNLCHSFQSFNTCYTDTGLWGLYMVCEPGTINEMMHFAQLEWMSLCTSVTENEVARAKNLLKTNMLLHLDGSTPICEDIGRQMLCYSRRIPLHELEARIDAIDAKTIKDVCTKYIYDKSPAIAAVGPIEQLPDYNRIRSGMYWMRT; encoded by the exons ATGCTGGTGGGCGTGTTACATGCTCATTACGGCAGCTCACTGAATAATCGCACTTGCGCAATAGCCATGTCACAAATAATCAACATGGCGACGTCCTTACATCGCCTTACCTCCGCTGGGAGATATCTTGTAAAACGGAATTTATTGAAGACTAATGTCTTAACCAGG TCCATTGTTGGTTCACACAGACTATTGGCTACGCAGGCCGCCAACCAAGTGATGTTAAATGTCCCTGAAACCAAGGTTACCACCTTAGAAAATGGACTACGTGTTGCATCTGAGGATTCCGGTCTTTCGACTTGCACA GTTGGTCTCTGGATAGATGCAGGGAGTCGTTATGAGAATGAGAGGAACAATGGCACTGCTCATTTCTTGGAACACATGGCTTTCAAG GGTACAAGGAAGCGCTCCCAGCTTGACCTGGAGCTGGAGATTGAAAATATGGGGGCCCATCTGAATGCTTACACCTCGAGGGAGCAGACTGTGTATTACGCCAAAGCATTCACAAAGGACCTTCCCAGAG CGGTAGAGATCCTGGCAGACATCATCCAGAACAGCACATTGGGGGGAGCAGAGATCGAGCGAGAGCGAGGGGTCATCCTCCGAGAGATGCAGGAAGTAGAGACCAACCTGCAGGAAGTGGTGTTTGATTACCTCCACGCCACAGCTTATCAAGCCACAGCGCTGGGCAGAACCATCCTGGGCCCTACGGAGAACATCAA AACAATAAACAGAGGAGACCTTGTTGAATACATCACGACTCACTACAAAGGACCGAGAATAGTGTTGGCTGCTGCTGGGG GGGTTTCACACAATGAATTGATAGATTTGGCCAAGTACCACTTTGGGAATCTTCCTGCCAGATACAAGGGAGAGGCTCCAACTTTCCCACAATGTGACTTTACTGGAAGTGAG ATCCGAGTTCGTGATGACAAGATGCCCCTGGCACACATTGCCATTGCTGTGGAAGCAGTGGGCTGGTCGCACCCCGATACCATTCCCCTTATGGTGGCAAACACACTCATCGGCAACTGGGACCGCTCCTTTGGTGGGGGTGTG AATCTCTCCAGCAAGCTGGCACAGATGGCATGCCAGGGCAACTTGTGCCACAGCTTCCAGTCTTTCAACACCTGTTACACCGACACAGGCCTGTGGGGACTCTACATGGTGTGTGAGCCTGGCACCATCAACGAGATGATGCACTTCGCCCAGCTGGAATG GATGTCACTCTGCACTAGCGTTACTGAGAACGAAGTTGCAAGAGCCAAGAACCTCCTCAAGACAAACATGCTTTTGCATCTTGACG GATCCACCCCCATCTGTGAGGACATCGGCAGACAGATGCTTTGTTACAGCCGTAGGATCCCTCTGCATGAACTGGAGGCCAGAATTGAT GCCATAGATGCAAAGACCATCAAGGACGTGTGTACAAAATACATCTATGACAAATCGCCTGCCATCGCAGCAGTCG GACCAATTGAGCAGCTCCCAGACTACAACCGAATTCGCAGTGGGATGTACTGGATGAGAACCTGA